In a genomic window of Streptomyces katrae:
- a CDS encoding alpha/beta fold hydrolase, which produces MNPLFGNGAKCVFDDFGPTAAAPVILVHGHPFNRSMWAPQTAALTAAGYRVIAPDLRGYGENPATEEKTPLSVFADDLAALLRDLGIEQAVVGGVSMGGQIAMELRLRHPGLVRALVLSDTSPVPETEEGAELRRRTAERLLAEGMDPYAEEVIDKMLAPYNVTGQPEAAARVSAMMRATDPRGAAAALRGRAERPDYQPVLAALPPEVPCLVLVGADDVYTPVAEAEALCALVPHARLAVIERAGHLPGVEQPEAFNRALLEFLGGL; this is translated from the coding sequence ATGAACCCCCTATTTGGCAATGGCGCAAAGTGTGTTTTCGATGACTTTGGTCCGACGGCCGCAGCGCCCGTGATCCTGGTCCACGGACACCCGTTCAACCGCTCGATGTGGGCCCCGCAGACGGCGGCGCTGACCGCGGCCGGGTACCGCGTCATCGCCCCTGACCTGCGAGGATACGGGGAGAATCCGGCGACGGAGGAGAAGACCCCGCTCTCCGTCTTCGCCGACGACCTGGCGGCGCTCCTCCGGGACCTGGGTATCGAACAGGCGGTCGTCGGAGGAGTGTCCATGGGCGGGCAGATCGCGATGGAGCTCAGGTTGCGCCACCCGGGTCTGGTGAGGGCCCTGGTCCTCTCCGACACCTCCCCGGTTCCGGAGACGGAGGAAGGGGCGGAGCTCCGCCGGAGGACCGCCGAGCGGCTTCTTGCGGAGGGGATGGATCCGTATGCCGAAGAAGTCATTGACAAGATGCTGGCGCCCTACAACGTCACCGGCCAGCCGGAGGCGGCCGCCCGGGTCAGCGCCATGATGCGGGCCACCGACCCGCGGGGCGCCGCCGCCGCGCTGCGCGGCCGGGCCGAGCGGCCCGACTACCAGCCCGTGCTCGCCGCCCTGCCCCCGGAGGTGCCCTGCCTGGTGCTGGTGGGCGCCGACGACGTCTACACCCCGGTCGCGGAGGCCGAGGCCCTGTGCGCCCTCGTCCCGCACGCCCGGCTCGCCGTGATCGAGCGGGCCGGGCACCTGCCGGGCGTGGAGCAGCCGGAGGCCTTCAACCGGGCCCTGCTGGAGTTCCTGGGCGGCCTCTGA
- a CDS encoding MFS transporter → MTIRFLPAPGAPRRLAAAQLSNSVGDGAYYVCSALYFTRVVGLSPAQIGLGLTVAWAVGSVAGVPLGALADRRGPRGTSVLLALATAASVASFLFIRSFPAFLCAVVLYAVSQCGLAAARQALLAGLVAPQERTGVLAHLQSTLNAGLALGAALGGLALGAGTERAYLVVFALDAASFLACAAVLRGLPPVGPAPGRAAGEPRLAVLRDRPYALVTLLNAVLLLRMPLLSLAIPLWIAERTQAPGWLVSALFVLNTLAVMLFQVRLARPVTGLDSAGRALRTSGVVMALSCAVFAVSALPSSGWAAAGLLVAGAVLLSDAEMRQSAGSWQIGFSLAPAERIGQYQGFFGTGVPVARTLGPLLLTALLLLWGIPGWLLLGGLLLAASFAMGPAARRAGAKAAGDSGRTRAGAASPGLS, encoded by the coding sequence GTGACGATACGGTTCCTGCCCGCGCCCGGTGCGCCCCGCCGCCTGGCCGCCGCCCAGTTGAGCAACTCCGTCGGCGACGGCGCCTACTACGTGTGCTCCGCCCTCTACTTCACGCGCGTGGTGGGCCTCTCGCCCGCCCAGATCGGCCTCGGCCTGACCGTCGCCTGGGCGGTCGGCTCGGTCGCCGGGGTGCCGCTCGGCGCCCTCGCGGACCGGCGGGGGCCGCGCGGCACCTCGGTGCTGCTGGCGCTGGCCACCGCCGCCTCGGTGGCCTCCTTCCTGTTCATCCGCTCCTTCCCGGCCTTCCTGTGCGCCGTGGTCCTCTACGCCGTCTCCCAGTGCGGGCTCGCCGCCGCCCGCCAGGCCCTCCTCGCCGGCCTGGTGGCCCCGCAGGAGCGCACCGGCGTGCTCGCCCACCTCCAGTCCACCCTCAACGCGGGACTGGCGCTGGGCGCGGCCCTGGGCGGCCTCGCCCTCGGCGCCGGCACCGAGCGGGCCTACCTCGTGGTGTTCGCCCTCGACGCGGCGAGCTTCCTGGCCTGCGCCGCCGTGCTGCGCGGCCTGCCCCCGGTCGGGCCCGCCCCCGGCCGGGCGGCGGGGGAGCCACGGCTGGCGGTGCTGCGCGACCGGCCGTACGCCCTGGTCACGCTGTTGAACGCGGTCCTGCTGCTGCGGATGCCGCTGCTGAGCCTGGCGATCCCGCTGTGGATCGCCGAGCGCACCCAGGCGCCGGGCTGGCTGGTGTCGGCGCTGTTCGTGCTCAACACCCTCGCGGTGATGCTGTTCCAGGTGCGCCTGGCCCGGCCCGTCACCGGCCTGGACAGCGCCGGGCGGGCCCTGCGCACCTCCGGCGTGGTCATGGCCCTGTCCTGTGCGGTGTTCGCCGTCTCGGCACTGCCCTCCTCGGGGTGGGCGGCCGCGGGGCTGCTCGTGGCCGGCGCGGTGCTGCTGTCCGACGCCGAGATGCGGCAGTCGGCCGGGTCCTGGCAGATCGGCTTCTCGCTGGCCCCCGCCGAGCGGATCGGGCAGTACCAGGGCTTCTTCGGCACCGGCGTCCCCGTCGCCCGCACCCTGGGCCCGCTGCTGCTGACCGCGCTGCTCCTGCTGTGGGGGATCCCCGGCTGGCTGCTGCTCGGCGGCCTGCTGCTGGCGGCCTCGTTCGCCATGGGCCCGGCGGCCCGCCGGGCCGGGGCCAAGGCCGCGGGCGACAGCGGCCGGACGCGCGCCGGCGCGGCCTCGCCCGGGCTCTCCTGA
- a CDS encoding (2Fe-2S)-binding protein → MDFEDVLGGLAAVGPFFTVPYGEEPPGPGFRPLTELYGKQLGPYVAEVGRRIRCGPDRVAASTAQFGIVSRLWSLGLGCAALGGRVPDLAPDRVWWRLPDAGPLQLWLPAPAAVLPAEALGETVLGNLAVLDSALRRAYGVSERVLRGNAASGLVGSLRVLLDRVPGDTAVQLAAALLADGGALAGTGEFVHEEGLGVAFVRRSCCLYYKVPGGGLCGDCVLRTR, encoded by the coding sequence ATGGACTTCGAGGACGTACTGGGCGGGCTGGCCGCCGTCGGCCCCTTCTTCACCGTTCCGTACGGCGAGGAGCCGCCCGGACCGGGCTTCCGGCCGCTGACGGAGCTGTACGGGAAGCAGCTCGGCCCGTACGTCGCCGAGGTGGGCCGGCGGATCCGCTGCGGGCCGGACCGGGTGGCGGCCTCGACCGCGCAGTTCGGGATCGTCTCCCGGCTCTGGTCGCTGGGCCTCGGCTGCGCGGCCCTGGGCGGGCGGGTGCCGGACCTGGCCCCGGACCGGGTGTGGTGGCGGCTGCCCGACGCCGGTCCGCTCCAGCTGTGGCTGCCGGCCCCGGCCGCCGTCCTGCCCGCGGAGGCGCTGGGGGAGACCGTGCTGGGCAACCTGGCCGTGCTGGATTCCGCGCTGCGGCGGGCGTACGGGGTCTCGGAGCGGGTCCTGCGCGGCAACGCCGCCTCCGGGCTCGTCGGCTCCCTGCGGGTGCTGCTCGACCGGGTGCCGGGGGACACCGCCGTGCAACTGGCCGCCGCCCTGCTGGCCGACGGCGGGGCGCTGGCGGGCACCGGGGAGTTCGTCCACGAGGAGGGCCTCGGGGTGGCCTTCGTGCGCCGCAGCTGCTGCCTCTACTACAAGGTGCCCGGCGGCGGGCTGTGCGGGGACTGCGTCCTGCGGACCAGGTAG